From a region of the Octopus sinensis unplaced genomic scaffold, ASM634580v1 Contig18899, whole genome shotgun sequence genome:
- the LOC115231785 gene encoding uncharacterized protein LOC115231785, producing the protein MVLCFVHKIVRKCGKCEISSFGLEYLTKQFQLYVSSHRRYVRSLFILCSMSGNLQFLEDDMKTYLINHILNFYCIDFSLGAACLPSNKLPDCFGRIDSLYHEYATIHFNFNKKYSPELKLVALILENGVELCQNDLNVCSQSDMFDSLLNLWGNESLSLPKTDLIASFLDYIEEHYKYEVMDTIPLNSLSIQVECLAKLAKIFDSMTGRLAGVDYSNCCTFAPHYFIWK; encoded by the exons ATGGTTTTGTGTTTTGTACATAAAATAGTGAGAAAATGCGGAAAATGTGAGATTTCCTCATTCGGTTTGGAGTATTTGACAAAACAATTCCAATTATATGTCAGTTCCCACCGCAGATATGTTCGATCCCTCTTCATTCTTTGTTCAATGAGTGGAAATCTACAA TTTTTGGAAGATGATATGaaaacttatttaatcaatcataTTTTGAACTTTTATTGCATTGATTTCTCACTTGGAGCTGCTTGTCTGCCGTCTAACAAGCTTCCTGATTGCTT TGGACGTATTGACTCATTATACCACGAATATGCCACAATTCACttcaattttaacaaaaaatatagtcCAGAACTGAAACTGGTGGCACTGATTTTGGAAAACGGGGTGGAGTTGTGTCAGAATGACTTGAACGTCTGCTCTCAGTCTGACATGTTCGACTCTTTACTGAATCTATGGGGAAATGAGTCTCTTAGTCT acCTAAAACCGACCTGATTGCTTCATTTTTGGATTACATTGAAGAACATTATAAATATGAAGTAATGGACACAATTCCTTTGAATTCTCTGAGTATTCAGGTTGAGTGTTTGGCTAAATTGGCCAAGATATTCGATTCGATGACAGGGAGATTGGCAGGTGTCGACTATTCTAATTGCTGTACTTTCGCTCCGCACTATTTCATTTGGAAATAG